In the genome of Paenibacillus pabuli, one region contains:
- a CDS encoding ABC transporter permease, giving the protein MQPEGKSALPQNLSVYTSTNTIPNRKKNKLWRRMTRNWELYLFIAPAFLYFLIFHYGPMYGIQIAFKNFIPTLGVTGSPWVGFDHFIRFFNSYYFWDLLWNTLSISLYELAIGFPLPIILALAFNEIKDSFFKRTVQTVTYAPHFISVVVMSGMIITFLSPSSGMIVNLVEALGFQAPQFLTDPAWFKTVYVLSGVWQSAGWGTIIYLAALSGVDPQLHEAAVVDGASRFKRILHINIPAIIPTITILLILNMGSILGVGFEKILLLQNPLNMGSSDVISTFVYRSGLVDAQYSFSTAVGLFNSVVNAILLITVNQIARRTSENSLW; this is encoded by the coding sequence ATGCAGCCAGAAGGGAAGTCCGCCTTGCCGCAAAACCTATCAGTGTACACAAGCACAAATACGATTCCAAACCGCAAGAAAAATAAGTTATGGAGAAGAATGACTCGAAACTGGGAGTTGTACCTGTTTATCGCGCCAGCATTTCTATACTTTCTGATTTTTCATTACGGGCCGATGTACGGAATACAAATTGCATTCAAAAACTTTATCCCGACGCTTGGTGTCACGGGAAGCCCGTGGGTCGGGTTCGATCATTTTATCCGCTTTTTTAATTCGTATTATTTCTGGGATTTGTTATGGAATACCCTCAGTATCAGCTTGTATGAGCTGGCTATAGGTTTTCCGCTGCCAATCATTCTGGCGTTAGCCTTCAATGAGATAAAGGATTCCTTCTTTAAACGAACCGTACAGACGGTCACGTATGCTCCCCATTTTATTTCAGTTGTCGTGATGTCGGGTATGATCATTACCTTCTTGTCGCCTTCGTCAGGCATGATTGTCAATTTGGTGGAGGCTCTTGGATTCCAGGCACCTCAATTTCTGACGGACCCTGCGTGGTTCAAGACCGTGTACGTGCTATCGGGAGTCTGGCAGAGTGCAGGCTGGGGCACCATTATATACCTTGCAGCCCTCTCGGGTGTGGACCCGCAGCTGCATGAAGCTGCCGTGGTGGATGGTGCGAGCCGTTTTAAACGGATTCTGCATATTAACATTCCAGCGATTATCCCTACGATCACCATTTTGTTGATTCTGAATATGGGCAGTATTTTGGGTGTTGGATTCGAAAAAATTTTGCTGCTGCAAAATCCGTTAAATATGGGCTCGTCTGATGTCATCTCGACATTCGTTTACCGTTCCGGTCTGGTTGATGCGCAGTACAGTTTCTCAACAGCTGTAGGATTGTTCAACTCGGTTGTTAATGCGATTCTGCTCATTACGGTGAACCAAATTGCACGTCGCACCAGTGAAAACAGCTTGTGGTAA
- a CDS encoding carbohydrate ABC transporter permease, whose product MSSAVKESRSDKLFLWCNYIYLTIALIIVLYPLLYIISASISDPKFVSSGEMWLLPKGITFEGYARVFENTNIWIGYKNTIIYTVLGTLVNLMVTLPAAYALSRSDFAGRGFFMAMFMVTMFFGGGLVPSYLLVKDLGMVNSIWALILPGAASIWNIIVCRTFFQSTIPKELQEAAHIDGCTNTRLFIRIVLPLSMPIIAVMALFYGVGHWNSYFSAMIYLNDSSKYPLQLFLRQILVLQEMAAQGGGAIDTSSATAMNSKAEIAALVKYAVIIVSTLPVIAIYPFLQRYFVQGVMIGSVKG is encoded by the coding sequence ATGTCATCCGCAGTGAAGGAAAGCAGAAGCGACAAATTGTTTTTATGGTGCAACTACATTTATCTGACGATCGCGCTCATCATTGTGTTATACCCGTTGTTATACATCATCAGCGCCTCCATCAGTGATCCCAAATTTGTAAGCTCCGGTGAGATGTGGCTGCTTCCGAAAGGAATTACGTTTGAGGGTTATGCCCGGGTGTTTGAGAACACCAACATCTGGATCGGATACAAAAATACGATCATTTACACGGTCTTAGGTACACTCGTCAACCTCATGGTCACGCTTCCGGCAGCATATGCGCTAAGCCGCTCTGATTTTGCGGGACGCGGATTCTTCATGGCTATGTTTATGGTAACGATGTTTTTCGGCGGAGGGCTTGTTCCGAGCTACTTGCTAGTGAAGGATCTTGGGATGGTGAACAGCATATGGGCGCTCATTCTGCCCGGGGCTGCATCCATCTGGAATATTATCGTATGCCGTACGTTCTTCCAATCGACCATTCCCAAGGAGTTGCAGGAAGCGGCACATATTGACGGGTGTACCAACACCCGGTTATTCATCCGAATTGTACTTCCGCTCTCCATGCCGATCATTGCCGTGATGGCGCTCTTTTACGGAGTTGGACATTGGAACAGCTATTTCAGTGCCATGATCTATTTGAATGATTCCTCAAAGTATCCGCTGCAGCTCTTTCTTCGCCAAATTCTGGTACTCCAGGAGATGGCAGCACAGGGCGGGGGAGCGATCGATACCTCTTCAGCAACAGCGATGAATTCCAAAGCGGAAATTGCTGCGCTGGTCAAATATGCCGTCATTATCGTTTCAACTTTGCCTGTGATTGCGATTTATCCGTTCCTTCAGCGTTACTTTGTGCAGGGTGTTATGATCGGTTCCGTCAAGGGATGA
- a CDS encoding YfjD family protein: MKPELYKSSESKLEHQQIGYRRFTAVWKGALCFVFLLLCVTLLWIIYDEHAGQLETLYYSIAAILGMWFIGPLFFMFLSRATASFTVLLSWNDEGLNAPKRTIPWNEIRKIELGSPVISKWILSASPMIALYLKDGTRRHIQTDHLLTKKELSRAVVSLQETLREKQQHDI, from the coding sequence ATGAAACCTGAATTATATAAATCATCTGAGTCGAAGCTTGAGCATCAACAGATTGGCTATCGCCGTTTCACCGCTGTATGGAAAGGAGCATTATGTTTTGTGTTCCTGCTATTATGTGTCACCTTGTTATGGATCATCTATGACGAGCATGCTGGACAACTGGAGACATTATATTATTCCATCGCAGCCATTCTTGGCATGTGGTTTATCGGACCTTTATTTTTTATGTTTCTGTCCCGGGCAACCGCGAGTTTTACCGTGCTATTATCTTGGAATGACGAAGGGTTAAACGCCCCTAAACGAACCATTCCCTGGAATGAGATTCGTAAAATTGAGCTTGGCTCTCCCGTCATCAGCAAATGGATATTGTCTGCTTCCCCCATGATTGCCCTATACTTGAAAGATGGCACACGGCGTCATATCCAGACCGATCATTTGCTTACCAAAAAAGAGCTCAGTCGAGCAGTTGTCTCTCTGCAGGAGACGCTGCGCGAGAAACAACAGCACGATATTTGA
- a CDS encoding extracellular solute-binding protein, giving the protein MKKLRKASSIALCLTLSAVLLAACGSNEDGGSATSKVEGVKKEGFPIVDKPLTLKVMSQDAGVADWNTMPVLQEMEKLSGIKLEYQLSPIDSFETKKNLVFASGDLPDMFYAADLKPAEQVTYGTQGILIPLEKYIDEGYAPNIKKILDENPDVRKSFTTPDGHMYALPFIDTAAVWYRGPMWYNGEFLKALNAEEPKTTEELYTYLKRVKEEDPNGNGQQDEIPLTSVKLDDLRMFFFGFWGMYNEGIYADKDGKVHYPYQEEGYKGYLTFMNRLWKEDLLDHETFSQTGDQKKAKGESNKLALFNDYHPYFTLGGEPSTKHPLMTPVKSEIADSPVYGKHPGISARGTFAITSSNPSPEATMRWIDYLYSYDGATLFNQGPEGVLWKFKDKENLVKEWLPVPGGGDREEYRGKITPNFGILTPGINDPDVAKGLRTEFDEWIDQQNQEKLVPIGKAPFPNVYLTNEEQSEATALLSDLDTYVKQMEAKFVTGQEPLENWDKYIAQIQKMGSDRIVELYQGAYDRWNTGK; this is encoded by the coding sequence ATGAAAAAGCTTCGCAAGGCTTCATCTATTGCACTCTGCCTCACCCTATCCGCGGTATTGCTTGCAGCTTGTGGTTCCAATGAAGATGGAGGTTCCGCGACTTCAAAGGTCGAAGGGGTCAAAAAGGAAGGATTCCCAATTGTGGATAAACCGCTCACACTAAAGGTTATGTCCCAGGATGCAGGTGTAGCCGACTGGAACACGATGCCAGTCCTGCAAGAGATGGAGAAGTTGTCAGGCATCAAGCTGGAATATCAGCTTTCGCCAATCGACAGCTTTGAAACAAAGAAGAACCTGGTATTCGCAAGTGGCGATTTACCGGATATGTTCTACGCTGCGGATCTCAAGCCGGCTGAGCAGGTTACTTATGGGACTCAAGGCATTCTGATCCCGCTGGAAAAATACATTGATGAAGGTTATGCCCCGAATATTAAAAAGATCCTCGACGAAAACCCGGATGTTCGCAAATCATTTACAACACCTGACGGACATATGTATGCACTGCCATTTATTGATACGGCTGCCGTGTGGTACAGAGGTCCGATGTGGTACAACGGGGAATTTCTAAAAGCACTTAACGCAGAGGAGCCTAAAACGACGGAGGAATTGTATACGTACCTGAAGCGTGTGAAGGAAGAAGATCCTAACGGCAACGGACAACAGGATGAAATCCCGCTTACTTCTGTAAAACTGGACGATCTTCGTATGTTTTTCTTCGGCTTCTGGGGAATGTACAACGAAGGAATCTATGCGGATAAGGACGGAAAAGTCCACTATCCTTACCAGGAAGAAGGCTACAAAGGTTATCTGACATTTATGAACCGTTTATGGAAGGAAGATTTGCTGGATCATGAGACCTTCTCGCAAACTGGCGATCAGAAAAAAGCAAAAGGCGAAAGCAACAAGCTTGCGCTGTTCAATGACTACCATCCGTACTTCACACTCGGCGGCGAGCCTAGCACAAAACATCCGCTGATGACACCCGTGAAGAGCGAGATTGCAGACTCACCTGTATATGGTAAACATCCGGGCATATCGGCACGGGGGACCTTTGCAATTACTAGCAGCAACCCGTCTCCTGAAGCAACGATGCGCTGGATTGACTATTTGTACAGCTATGATGGAGCAACCTTGTTCAATCAAGGTCCAGAAGGTGTGCTGTGGAAATTCAAAGACAAGGAGAACCTCGTGAAGGAATGGCTGCCTGTTCCTGGCGGCGGGGATCGTGAGGAATATCGCGGTAAAATCACGCCGAACTTTGGCATCTTGACACCGGGCATTAATGATCCGGATGTAGCGAAGGGGCTTCGCACCGAGTTTGATGAGTGGATTGACCAGCAGAATCAAGAGAAGTTGGTGCCTATCGGAAAAGCGCCATTCCCTAACGTTTATTTAACAAATGAAGAGCAAAGCGAAGCGACGGCTTTATTATCTGATCTGGATACCTACGTCAAGCAAATGGAAGCGAAGTTCGTAACCGGTCAGGAGCCGCTGGAGAACTGGGATAAGTATATTGCGCAAATTCAAAAAATGGGCAGCGATCGTATCGTTGAACTATATCAAGGCGCATATGACCGCTGGAATACAGGGAAATAA
- a CDS encoding ABC transporter ATP-binding protein encodes MTDRNAEVRSNAGAPAPSGHGPGSDEGADQSKRTSFKAMMSYAQPHKWAFAGIFLCSLLGISADLLQPYLVKIAIDDHLAIGQTSVGFLIQLAAIFLGLAVISFIFTYVQNNLLQHVGQNIVSRIRKDLFKHISKMSMSFFDRFHIGSLVTNVSSDTETISSFFTQVLLSLIRDGMMLVLIIVFMFQLDPVLAGYSLIVLPVIAIVAVLFRSRLRRAYQNARTRLSRLIAFTAENLSGMFLIQAFHQEEEQKKRFTEQNHLHLKANIAQARSNVIFNRTFDILGNAALVMMVWLGGRAVLGESLQVGVLYAFISYIRQFFQPINQITMQWNTFQSTTVSMDRIWNILSTRPEVADPKSGIASTLEPRNVMGQIDFNDVSFGYRADRPLIQHMNLHLYPGEMVGIVGTTGAGKSTLISLLNRFYDVNQGSIEIDGIDIRHFPQANLHRIVGLIQQEPFLFSGSIIDNVRMFREDITREQAIQACRFVGAHAMISRLPQGYDTRLSERGSGLSAGERQLISFARIVVFQPRVLILDEATANLDSHTEQLVQQALESVSQGRTTIVIAHRLSTVMHADRILVMENGEIVEEGSHQKLIAAEGVYADLYTHAREAGNDAAISG; translated from the coding sequence ATGACTGACCGTAACGCTGAAGTTCGTTCAAATGCGGGAGCACCAGCACCGTCAGGGCATGGGCCCGGTTCCGATGAAGGCGCAGACCAGAGTAAGCGCACTTCGTTCAAAGCGATGATGTCCTACGCCCAACCTCATAAATGGGCCTTTGCAGGTATCTTTCTCTGTTCACTGCTGGGTATTTCCGCCGATCTGCTGCAGCCTTATCTGGTGAAGATCGCGATTGATGATCATCTGGCAATTGGTCAGACCAGTGTAGGTTTTCTTATCCAGTTAGCAGCCATCTTTCTAGGGCTGGCTGTAATCAGCTTTATTTTCACCTATGTACAAAACAATCTGCTGCAGCATGTCGGTCAGAACATCGTCTCTCGCATCCGGAAAGACCTGTTCAAACATATCTCCAAAATGTCGATGTCTTTCTTCGACCGCTTCCATATCGGCAGTCTGGTTACGAATGTATCCAGTGATACGGAGACGATCAGCAGTTTCTTCACCCAGGTGCTGCTTAGTCTCATCCGGGATGGCATGATGCTGGTGCTCATTATCGTTTTTATGTTCCAGCTCGATCCGGTACTCGCGGGGTACTCCCTCATCGTTTTACCTGTGATTGCTATTGTGGCCGTATTGTTCCGAAGTCGGCTGCGCAGAGCTTATCAGAATGCGCGCACTCGCCTCTCCCGTCTGATTGCGTTCACGGCAGAGAACCTGTCCGGCATGTTTTTGATTCAGGCCTTTCATCAGGAAGAAGAGCAGAAGAAAAGATTCACGGAACAGAACCACCTTCACCTAAAGGCCAATATTGCCCAGGCCCGATCCAATGTTATATTCAACCGTACATTTGATATCCTCGGCAATGCCGCGCTCGTTATGATGGTCTGGCTAGGAGGACGTGCTGTGCTGGGGGAATCGCTGCAGGTGGGTGTACTCTATGCATTTATCAGTTACATCCGTCAGTTCTTCCAGCCGATTAACCAGATTACCATGCAGTGGAACACATTCCAGTCAACAACCGTATCCATGGATCGGATCTGGAACATTCTGAGTACCCGTCCGGAAGTCGCTGACCCGAAATCCGGGATCGCCTCCACGCTTGAACCACGGAATGTGATGGGGCAGATTGATTTTAATGATGTATCGTTCGGCTATCGGGCAGACCGCCCCCTGATTCAACATATGAATCTGCATCTCTATCCGGGTGAAATGGTGGGCATTGTAGGAACTACAGGAGCTGGCAAAAGTACACTGATCTCCCTGCTCAATCGCTTTTACGATGTGAATCAGGGCAGTATTGAGATTGATGGAATAGACATTCGTCATTTCCCGCAGGCCAATCTCCACCGGATCGTTGGTCTGATCCAACAGGAACCGTTCCTCTTCTCGGGTTCCATCATTGACAATGTACGAATGTTCCGCGAGGATATTACAAGGGAGCAGGCTATTCAGGCCTGCCGATTCGTCGGAGCACATGCGATGATATCACGTTTGCCGCAAGGCTATGATACACGTCTTTCCGAACGCGGAAGCGGTCTGTCCGCTGGAGAGCGTCAATTAATATCGTTTGCCCGGATTGTGGTCTTTCAGCCCCGAGTGCTTATCCTGGACGAAGCAACCGCGAATCTGGATTCGCATACCGAACAATTGGTACAACAGGCGCTGGAATCCGTCTCACAAGGAAGAACAACAATTGTTATTGCGCATCGTCTATCTACGGTCATGCATGCAGATCGGATTCTTGTGATGGAGAATGGTGAGATTGTTGAGGAAGGCTCACATCAGAAGCTGATTGCAGCTGAAGGGGTGTATGCCGATCTCTATACCCATGCGCGTGAAGCCGGTAATGATGCAGCTATCTCTGGATAG
- a CDS encoding S-layer homology domain-containing protein, which produces MKHKKGLAATLALCVSLTAGGASVLAFSDVKDEGQKTIVDSLHAKGIVNGVTADLFRPDLALSEPQGVQLIVNAFGLKNEYAAASAQNKISPTTWYADAVQAATQNGLSIPVELNPQAKMTREQFAILLLEGINTTGEYPVIMLYNDIKDENKIGKDAKSAVQNLLNMDIIELDKDGNFRPDQSLTRMEAASMIFNALEFVDKHGNGGSTEPTPTNPGEGQQAIVPTVTSTKVDDKTVKVKLTAQMPHPGYGLKIEDVKLEKDGRAIVLYTIIQPDPDMMYPMVITDVTAETDIPTGYTAEAQPSGK; this is translated from the coding sequence ATGAAACATAAAAAAGGATTGGCTGCAACGCTTGCGCTCTGCGTGTCTTTGACTGCAGGAGGTGCATCGGTACTTGCTTTTTCGGATGTAAAAGATGAAGGACAAAAAACAATTGTGGACTCGTTACATGCCAAGGGTATTGTTAATGGAGTAACGGCAGATCTATTTCGTCCAGATCTCGCATTGTCCGAGCCACAGGGTGTTCAACTGATCGTGAACGCTTTTGGTCTGAAAAATGAATATGCTGCCGCTTCGGCACAAAATAAAATTAGTCCAACAACCTGGTACGCCGATGCCGTTCAGGCTGCAACACAGAATGGTCTGTCCATTCCGGTGGAGCTGAATCCACAGGCCAAAATGACGCGTGAGCAGTTTGCCATTTTGCTGCTCGAAGGGATTAATACAACTGGAGAATATCCGGTGATCATGCTGTATAATGATATTAAGGACGAAAATAAAATCGGTAAGGACGCCAAATCTGCGGTCCAGAACCTGCTGAACATGGACATCATTGAACTGGATAAGGACGGTAACTTCCGTCCAGATCAGTCGCTTACCCGTATGGAGGCTGCAAGCATGATCTTCAATGCACTTGAATTTGTAGATAAGCACGGCAATGGTGGATCGACAGAACCGACTCCAACAAATCCAGGCGAAGGCCAACAGGCGATTGTCCCTACCGTGACATCAACCAAAGTGGATGACAAGACGGTAAAAGTTAAACTGACCGCGCAAATGCCTCATCCTGGTTATGGATTGAAGATTGAAGATGTAAAACTGGAGAAGGATGGACGTGCCATTGTGCTGTATACCATTATCCAACCTGACCCGGACATGATGTATCCAATGGTCATTACCGATGTAACCGCAGAGACAGACATTCCAACAGGGTACACTGCAGAAGCACAGCCTTCTGGAAAATAA
- a CDS encoding alpha-L-fucosidase, with amino-acid sequence MQKWFEEAKLGIFIHYGIYAVDGVAESWSFYNGRLSYEEYMKQLHGFTASNFNAEKWADLIEKSGARYAVLTTKHHDGVALWDTQYSDLNVVKQTPANRDLVREYAEAIREKGIHLGMYFSLIDWSHPDYPSVYEGGKVPEDLSSVNRHSSPVDGVQDEEKWKKFLEFNNHQLREILTNYGKVDLLWFDGDWERSAEQWNLPEFKHYLQSFNPDIIINSRLQGYGDYKTPEQGIPITRPEGPWEFCTTINTSWGYVPSDHKYKSINQIIRMFCDCISMGGNMLLDIGPREDGTIDERQEDILLGLGAWIRTHEEAVFGTGEGIMPRYYLGGSTVSEDRKTLYLFVYDDPKENVCIKGLCNPIKRITVLHSGKELNHEIHGGVPWFNIPGTTWIKMSPEDTHEQVTVLKLEFDEELEMYGGSGAVVTHN; translated from the coding sequence ATGCAAAAGTGGTTTGAGGAGGCCAAGCTCGGAATATTCATTCACTATGGCATCTACGCTGTAGACGGGGTTGCGGAATCCTGGTCCTTCTATAATGGAAGGCTCTCCTATGAAGAGTATATGAAGCAGCTGCACGGTTTTACGGCATCCAATTTTAATGCGGAGAAGTGGGCGGACTTGATTGAGAAATCGGGAGCCCGATATGCCGTGCTGACAACGAAGCATCATGATGGTGTTGCTCTGTGGGACACACAGTATAGTGACCTCAATGTCGTCAAACAGACACCGGCGAATCGGGATCTTGTGAGGGAATATGCGGAGGCGATTCGGGAGAAGGGGATTCATCTGGGGATGTACTTCTCGCTGATTGATTGGTCGCACCCGGATTATCCCAGCGTATATGAAGGCGGCAAGGTGCCGGAGGATCTCAGCAGTGTCAATCGGCATTCAAGTCCTGTGGACGGTGTTCAGGATGAAGAAAAATGGAAGAAATTCCTTGAGTTCAATAACCATCAGCTGCGGGAAATCTTGACGAATTACGGAAAAGTGGATCTGCTGTGGTTTGATGGGGACTGGGAACGGAGTGCCGAGCAGTGGAATCTCCCGGAGTTCAAGCATTACCTGCAATCCTTTAATCCGGATATCATCATTAATTCCCGACTTCAGGGTTATGGGGATTATAAAACGCCGGAGCAAGGCATTCCAATCACAAGACCGGAGGGGCCATGGGAGTTCTGCACCACGATCAACACTTCTTGGGGCTATGTGCCATCGGACCATAAATACAAATCGATAAATCAGATCATTCGGATGTTCTGTGACTGTATTTCAATGGGGGGCAACATGCTGCTGGATATCGGTCCGCGCGAGGATGGCACCATCGATGAGAGGCAGGAGGATATTCTGCTTGGATTGGGAGCGTGGATCCGAACCCATGAAGAGGCTGTATTTGGAACGGGTGAAGGCATTATGCCTCGCTATTATCTGGGGGGAAGCACCGTATCCGAGGACAGAAAAACCTTGTACCTGTTTGTTTATGACGATCCAAAAGAGAATGTATGCATCAAGGGACTATGCAATCCAATCAAGAGGATTACTGTGCTGCATTCGGGCAAAGAACTTAACCATGAGATCCATGGAGGTGTGCCTTGGTTCAATATCCCGGGGACAACGTGGATAAAAATGAGCCCGGAGGACACCCATGAGCAGGTGACGGTTCTTAAGCTCGAGTTCGATGAGGAACTGGAAATGTACGGCGGCTCAGGAGCCGTTGTTACCCATAACTAA
- a CDS encoding ABC transporter ATP-binding protein gives MSKKGLLRGYVIANWPVYLFAVLLIIASNVGQASLPRILGSFTDQLMQNTLQMNTVIRYSLSLLAIAIAYNLLFGTGQFMIMKLGRRFEFMTRERIFGKFSELSEHYFSKQGNGKLLSYVMNDVTSVREAISNGVTMMTNATFLLLSCIVMMLLSGIPMRLILISIVPLLAIPFLVVFFGPRIRKRSRDVQDALATMTESAEEQLGGIRVTKTFAIEDSARERFGTTVDAIKSKQLRLVRLSSLFQALLPLLGAISLVVSLLVGGILTMQNSITLGSFVALTLYLRIIMGPLQQIGNVINTMQRSGASLERVNDLLTEVPDVRELPQATSLKAVNDITIENLSFSYPGSSSPALKNISLSIQAGRTVGIVGKTGSGKSTFVKLLLRTYEPPEGTIRINGTDIRQLSLESLRSRIAYVPQDGFLFSTTIRDNIAFSDREVPLDTVEHSARQAMIYENIIQFPDQFDTLLGERGLTLSGGQRQRTSLARGLIKKAQVLILDDSMSAVDAVTESGILRSLREIGKGKTTLIISHRISAVRHADEIIVLDEGRIAEQGTHAGLMAAKGLYAATYRLQEEGLHHD, from the coding sequence ATGTCCAAGAAAGGATTACTACGAGGCTATGTCATTGCCAACTGGCCCGTATATCTGTTCGCTGTACTACTGATTATTGCCTCCAATGTCGGTCAGGCGTCCTTGCCACGAATTCTGGGCAGCTTCACGGATCAGCTTATGCAAAACACGCTTCAGATGAATACGGTCATCCGGTACAGTCTTTCACTATTAGCTATAGCCATCGCTTATAATCTGTTATTCGGTACCGGCCAATTCATGATCATGAAGCTTGGACGACGCTTCGAATTTATGACACGTGAGCGCATTTTCGGTAAATTCTCAGAGCTGAGCGAACACTATTTCTCCAAACAGGGGAATGGGAAACTGCTCAGTTACGTCATGAATGATGTCACCTCTGTACGTGAAGCCATCTCCAACGGTGTCACTATGATGACCAATGCAACATTTCTTTTATTATCCTGTATCGTGATGATGCTGCTTAGCGGAATCCCGATGAGACTTATTTTGATCAGTATTGTGCCTTTGCTGGCCATTCCCTTTCTGGTCGTTTTTTTCGGTCCGCGCATTCGCAAGCGCTCTCGTGATGTACAGGATGCTCTTGCAACCATGACGGAATCTGCAGAAGAACAACTGGGTGGTATTCGTGTAACCAAAACATTTGCCATTGAAGACAGTGCCCGTGAGCGTTTTGGAACTACAGTCGATGCCATCAAAAGCAAGCAGCTGCGGCTCGTTCGCCTTTCCTCTCTATTTCAAGCCCTGCTGCCGCTGCTGGGTGCCATTTCACTGGTTGTCTCCCTGCTTGTCGGCGGAATTTTGACGATGCAGAATTCCATTACACTCGGAAGTTTTGTTGCATTAACGTTATATTTGCGAATCATCATGGGACCGCTTCAACAAATCGGGAATGTAATTAATACCATGCAGCGTTCCGGAGCATCCCTGGAGCGGGTCAATGATCTGCTGACGGAAGTACCTGATGTACGCGAGCTTCCTCAAGCGACAAGTCTTAAAGCCGTGAACGACATTACGATTGAGAATCTGTCCTTCTCCTACCCTGGCAGTTCATCCCCTGCGCTCAAAAACATCAGTCTGAGCATCCAGGCAGGACGAACCGTGGGCATTGTGGGCAAAACAGGTTCGGGTAAAAGCACCTTTGTGAAACTATTGCTGCGTACATATGAGCCACCTGAAGGCACAATTCGAATTAATGGCACCGACATTCGGCAGCTGTCCCTGGAAAGCCTACGGTCCCGTATTGCCTATGTACCCCAGGATGGCTTCCTGTTCAGTACAACCATTCGGGACAACATCGCTTTTAGCGACCGCGAGGTTCCGCTGGACACCGTCGAGCACAGTGCACGACAAGCGATGATATACGAGAATATTATCCAGTTCCCTGATCAGTTTGATACCCTGTTGGGTGAACGGGGGCTCACGTTATCTGGAGGTCAGCGTCAGCGGACCAGTCTGGCGAGAGGTTTAATCAAAAAAGCCCAAGTGCTCATTCTGGATGACAGCATGAGTGCTGTGGATGCCGTCACCGAAAGCGGCATTCTGCGCAGCCTGCGGGAGATCGGCAAAGGCAAAACAACGCTGATCATCTCCCACCGAATCAGTGCGGTCCGTCATGCCGACGAAATTATCGTGCTGGATGAAGGCCGAATCGCCGAACAGGGAACGCATGCAGGACTGATGGCCGCAAAAGGGTTATATGCTGCAACCTATCGTTTGCAGGAGGAGGGATTACATCATGACTGA